Part of the Trichocoleus sp. genome, TTCTTGAAAACTCTGCTTCATCCTTTGTTAGAGGACTTTCAGTACTGGTTTGCTCGATCGCAGACTCTCTTAGAAAACGAAGCAATTGATTTTCTGGGTGATGACCTCCAGGCAGATTTACTGGCTCGGATTCAGCAAGCGCAGCAAGAAGTCAGTACGGCTCAGATGCTCCTGAAGCTTACAGATGGACAGGTTGGGCTAGAAACTTCAATTTTGATGCCTTGGCATCAACTCGTGACGGAGTGCTGGCAGGTTGGGATGCGCCATCGGATGCAGCGATCGACTCCAGACTCTTCCCAAAATCTGAGAGACTAAAGGAAGATAACTTTAAGAAAAAGTATTGTGTATTCTATAAACAGTGCAGGCTGCCCTAAAAATATTAAATCTCTTCTTTTATAGAATTTGGGCAAGATGAAGGAAGATAGACTGCCCTACCTTTAAGCAATTGGTTTTGAGGCAAGGAATTATGTTTCATTTAATTTACGTTTTTGCCTTCACGGTTTTGGCATTTCTGGCAGTTGCAAATTTGATTCGCAGCATGATGATGTTGGGCATTGAGTCCCAGCGTCCTCCTGGCACAGCCAGACCAAGCCGCAGATATATTACCCCTCATCCTGAACTTCTGGACGAGTTTGGCAACATGGTGAATGAGCCATATCTGGTGATGCGATCGCTCAGTGTTGATGATGCAAGAGAACGGCTAGATGCTATCTTCAATGCTTCTCCTGGGGTAAGCAATGATGAGACATCTGAGGGAGCACAAGGCTAAAGCGCCAATTCTCGTCATGAAATAATCCCCCGATCGATCTGCATCCTATCTGACTGCTCTGTTGGCACTTAAGGCAGGTGAAGTTATCCTGCTCTGAGTGGTTCGATTTGTGCAGGTGCGTTTGCTGCTTGTCTTTTCTAAGATTTGGAGAGCCAGGACGAGGCAGGTTGTTGTCGCAAATCAAGGCTATCTGCCAGGCTCGGCTCATCCCAGTCTAAAGGGTGACTCTGTTCTGCCGATAAAACAGTTGCACTGACGGTTGCATCGGGCGAATCGACAACTTTTGCTGTAGCAGGTGGGAGGCTTGAGGCAGGAGAAATTGCCTTTTCCAGGGCAGGGTGCGGCTGAGCTGAAGCACGAGAATGGAGTTGCTTAATTGGTCGACGAGGCTGCAAGGCGCGAGTAACCACGAGGCAACCTGTTGCACAGGTAATGGCGATCGTTCCTAGGGCAATGAAAGGTAGGTCTTCGCCTTGTTTTTGGGGAGGAGATTGAATTCCGCCTAGGGGGATACCAGGGGGTTCCGAAGGCTTAGCAGCAGCAGCTTGGGAGCCTTCGACCGGCTGACTGACAAATGGGATAGAAGCGTTGGGATCAAGAATTGTTTTGGTCGCAAGCATTGCCATCACTCCCAGGAGCAGCCAAATGCCAATGAGGACGACCAGCGAGTATTTTTGACACAGCTTCAGTAGAAGCCGAATCAGCAGGGGGCGTGCGAGAGGATGCACTGAGTTTTTCGGTCTGGACAATGACCGATGCTGAAAGATTTGTCCAGCCTTGCGTCGGATCTGCTGCCTGCCCATTTGCCTTCAGCCCTGCTCTATCCGAATCCATGTGACGTAAAGTCATTAGATTCATTCTAAAGGTTTCGGCTGGGGGTGGGTAGGGTGAGAGATGCAGGAGGCGGGAGGGGAAAGAGCCTAGGAAGGGGTGCGCTCTAGCGCAAATTGGATCAGTCGATCGACGAGTTCGGTAAAAGAAACGCCGCTGGCAGCCCAGAGTTGAGGGTACATGCTGGTTGCTGTGAAGCCGGGGAGGGTATTGATCTCGTTGATTAAAACTTCTCCGGTTTGCTCAATATAAAAGAAATCAACCCTGGCAATGCCTGCTCCATCGATCGCCTGGAAGGCACGAACTGCCATATCTTGAATTTGGGCAGTAATGTTGGCAGGCAGATTGGCTGGAATATGTAGGCCAGCTTTGCCTTCGGTGTATTTAGTTTCATAATCGTAGAAATCGCTGGTGAAGGTAATTTCACCGACAACCGATGCTTGGGGCTGATCATTCCCCAGAACGGCACATTCCACTTCTCTTGCCGTCACCCCTGCTTCGACAATGAGGCGGCGATCGTAGCTGGCGGCACTGTCTAATGCAGCTTCTAGCTGAGAGCGAGTCCGAACTTTGGCAATGCCAACAGATGAACCCAGATTGGCAGGCTTGACAAAACAGGGATAGCCCAAGGCTTCTTCAATTCGATCGCCCAATTTAGGAAAAACACAGGGATTTGACCAGACTTCACTACGGGTCACTGCCAGATATTTCACTTGCGGCAGACCTGCCTGAGCAAAGGCACTCTTCATCGCAATTTTGTCCATGCCCCAGGCGGAAGCCAGGACACCCGATCCAATAAAAGGGGTTTGTGTTAGCTGGAGCAAGCCTTGCACTGTGCCATCTTCGCCGTTGGGACCGTGCAGAATGGGAAACCAAACATCAACCGTTGCAGCGGCGGTTGGGAATTGCCAGAGATGCGATCGGCTTGTTGCAGCGGGGTCACCAATTTGCATCGCCACACCAGACTCTAAAACCTGCTGGGCAGCATCACCCGCCTGCCAGCGTCCATCTTTTTGAATGTAAAAAGGCAGCAGATGGTACTTTTCGTTATTCGGAGCAGCAGTCAATGCGCGGGCAATGGCTCTTGCTGAACTAATTGACACTTCATGCTCACCTGAACAACCGCCAAACAGTAAGCCGATTTGCAGTCTTGCCATTGCTGCTTCCTCTCCCCTTGCTTTATCGCAAAAAGCGTATCACATGGCTGGCGATCGAGATACCTGCGTTACCCAAAAAATTAGGGCATGGAAAACCCACACCCTGTTTTGGAAGTTTCAACGCCAGTTTGAGTCAGTCGAGTGATGGTCTTATCGGTAATTGGGAGTTTGGATATCTCGCAGCCTTGCTTCTGGACGCTTGAATCGATCGAGCTGTGCCTCGAAGAATTTGCGGTTTGCCATCAGATGTTTTGGATTGGGATCATCTAAGGGATAAAGCAACGCTTCGCGCAAGGCTTGAATTACGGCTGAGGTAACGCAATACATCGATCGCTGGAAGCTGACTGCCAACTGAATCAACATATCGTCTTCGCCCCGGCAGTGCTGCTGATAGTAGTCCACAAGATATTGAGGCAGGAAGTGGAGCATGTCTTGTGCCAGCAAGGTCGGCGGGATGCCAGCAGTTCCGACTGGGAATTTGTCTGCATAAAGAACCCCATAGTGGAAATCTTTCTGCTGATCTGGAACCTGCTTCGCCTGAGCGTTATAGGACTTTGTGCCCCGGAACGGAGAAGTGCGATAAAACACGGCTTCAACGTAGGGCAGCGCCGCCTCATAGAGCCACATGAATCCCTTCGACTTAGGAATGATTTCGTAGCACTCGCCGTTGATGTAAACGTGATGATAAATGGGGCGTCCGGCGATCGCAAAGATGCCATTGACCAGGAAATTCATTGCATCAGGGACGCTGGCAATCTTGCCTTCATCGTAAAGATCCGACATCTCAAAAAACACCGGAGCCATAATCTCCCAGAACAGCCCCAGGTTTGAGTAATAGGACATCTGGCGGCACTGCTCCAAGAACATGTCGGGGAACAGCTTATAAAGGCTTAACATTGCCGGATTGCCTTTGAAGAAGGCTTTAATGGCGCGATCGGCGTTCTGCTTATATTCGTCGCTGTCCAGGTAAGCATCAAACTGACCCATGCCCATATCTCGACCATGCCAGAGCATTGACCGCATACATTCTTCGGCAAACTCCATGTTGATCCGATCGTGATACAGGTGGTGGAAAATCCGGGGCAGTTTCGACTTCAGTTCCCCTTTCTGCATAAAATCCAGCAGTTCTGGGTGAGCTGAGCCAATGCCACGCCAAATTCGCAGATCGGCATCATCCCCTGCGTAATGGTTTTGGCGATCGAGATACTCCTGTGAAATGAAGTACTTGAAGAAGGGCAGCGGTTCTAGAAACACTTGCTCTGCAATGTAAAGCAAATCGCGCCAGTAGAAATCCATCGGCACTGCATAAGCCTTATACAATCCGATGATCTGCATCAGGTTTTCGGGTGTGTCAGGCAGCATTGCGCCACCCGCTTCGAGGCGATGGATCACTTCCGCAAATTCATGAGTAGAAGGCGGGAGTTTGGGAGCAGTCGTCGTGATGGGGGGAAGAATGGTTGCAGTCATAGTCCGAATTGGGAATGAGGGGATTAAGCGTTGAACGACAAGTCAAGGGGTTGTGAGTGGGAAGGATTGAGCGAGAGGCTGAACCTCTCCAAATTACTCAGCGATTCACATCAGACAAAGGTTCACTAGACAAGAGTTCACCGATCGCCACTTGCTGCACATTTGTTGGAATAGTTGCCACCAGCGCTGTAGAGGTCGATTCAGTCCAGCGCACCAACCAAACGGGCTGCAAGCCCAGGAAGAGAATCAAGGTTGCCAGAATCAGGGATGGCAGTTTTTCACTCGCAGACACCTTGGGATAGTAAGCTGTGGCGCAATCTAGTTTGCCGAAGCAGGTTCGGTTTAGCAGAATTACAAAGTAAACGGCGGTCAGTCCAGTTCCCACTACTGCAACCAGCGTTTGGATTGGGAAGATGGCATAGCTGCCCTGGAATACCAAAAACTCTGCAATAAAACCTGCTAATCCGGGAATTCCTGCGCTTGCCATGGCACCCAAGATCAGCAGTGAGCTAACCGAAGGCAAACCGCGAATGGGGTTGAGCAGTCCATTCAGCACATCCAGTTCACGGCTACCAACCTTCGCTTCAATCACGCCAACCAGATTAAACAGCATCGCCAGAATTAAGCCATGCGCCACCATCTGAGAGACAGCGCCGACCAACGCCAGCGGAGTCAGAGCGGCTGCACCTAACAGCACATAGCCCATGTGGCCGATCGAGCTATAAGCGACCATCCGCTTGATATCTTTTTGGGCAATCGCTGCCATTGCACCATAAAGGATGCTAATTGCTGCCCATGTTGCCAGAATTGGTGAGAGCTGTGCCCAGGCTTCCGGGAAAAGCTGCATCCCAAACCGGATAATGCCATAGGTTCCAAGCTTTGCCAGGATTCCGCCCAGGAGAATTGCGATAGGAGAAGAAGCTTCAACGTAGGTATCAGGTAACCAGGTATGGAAGGGAACGAGCGGAATCTTGATGCCGAAGCCGACTACCAGCAGACTCAGCAAAATGACCTGAGACGCGATCGGCAAACTCTGCCCCAGCACTGACTGATAAGCAAAGTCTGATGCACTCGAAAGCCAAACTGTACCTAGGAAACCCGCTAGAATGAGCGCTCCTGAAACCGCAGTGAAAATCAAGAACTTAACTGCAGCATAGCCTCGCTTTTCGCCGCCCCAAATCGAAATCAACAGGTAGAAAGGGATTAATTCAAGTTCATAGAACAGGAAGAACAGCAGCAGGTTTTGCGCCAGAAATGCTCCTGCTACACCGCCGCTAATCAGCAGAATCAGCGAGTAGAAAAGACGGGGACGCTCGGTTTCCTCATCGCTGGTGAAGATCGCAATCAAAATCAAGACGCTGTTCAATGCCAGCAGCGCGATCGACAGTCCATCTACACCAAGCTCGTAGTTCAAGCCTAATGTATCAATCCAGGGCAGAAACTCCTGAAACTGGAGACCAGAACGGCTAATGTCAAACTGGGTCAAAATCCAGAACGTCCAGACCAAACTAATTAAGGCAACTGCCACTGCACTGGAACGAACCTGACGCTGTGAGATTTGCTTCGGAAGCAGACTGATAACTAAAGCGCCGATGATCGGCAGCCAGATGAGAACACTCAGCATAGGGTAAGAAGGGATCTAAGGGGGTCAGGGATGTCAGGGGTTAGGAGTTAGGGATAACAGGGGTTAGGGATGAAGAACTTATTGGGGCTATCCTCGATCGCCCATTACCCTTACCCAATCCCAATCGTGATGTGCGATAAGAACGACCAGCTTGCCAGGAGTGCAATCAAGACTAAGCCAGCTGCGATCGTCAGAACGTAGAACTGAGTCTGACCAGAGTTACCGTACTTCAGGGTTTCGCCACCAAAAATGGAGGACAGCCCGACTAGATTCACTAGCCCATCTACCAGATAGCGATCGAACCAGTCCGTCACTCGCGACAGGATATCTACGCTACCCACAACGCTTGAGCGGTAGAGCGTGGGGGTGTAAAAGTCGTAGGAAAACAAATCTTGCAATACTTTGGAGGGAAGACGGATAGGCTTTTTGACATAGTTGCTGATGTATATCACCGCACCGAGGCTGAAGCCAAAAATGCTTGACCAAGTCAGTAATAGAGCCACGTCTTTATTCAGTTCTGCCCATACTGGCAGCAGGTGAAGGGCTTGCAGAATCATCGGCACATGGATTGCAAAACCGCCGAAAATTGTCATTGGTAGCGTGATTGCCCAAAGATTCTCGGGCGATCGAACGGTCATGGGTTGTTCTTTACCCGCAAAAATTAAACCGAAGGTGCGCGTCAGGCTAAACGCTGCTAAACCATTGATGACCAGCAGCAACCCAACTAACCAGGGACGAGTTTCCCAAAGCCCATTGGCTAACTTGAGCATTGCCCAAAAACCACCTGCCGGGGGCAGCGCAATTAGCCCAGAAACACCAGCAATAAAGGACAGCCCTGTGATTGGGCGCTTCTTCCAAAGTCCTCCCAGTTGGGTTAAATCTTGCGTAATGTTGTTGAGGACGATCGAACCACAGCTTGCCACAATTGCTGCCATGCCCAGTGCATGAGTCAAGACAATCAGTAAAGCTGCCTCAATTTGCCCTGCTCCTACTGCAATGAACACAACGCCCATGTAAGCAGTGACCAAATAGGAAAAAGACCGCTTAATGTCAATTTGCGCCATCGAAATCAGGGTTCCACCAATGGCAGAGACTGCCCCAATTGCGATCGTGGCATTCATAACCAGCGGGGAGAGAGCCAGGACAGGTTCCAACTTGACCAGAACCCAGGCTCCTGTTGCCACAACCACTGAGTTTCGGAGGATTGTGCTTGGAAAAGGACCTTCCATTGCTTCATCCAGCCACAGGTGCAGCGGAAACTGAGCGCACTTACCCATCGGACCAGCCAAAAGCGCTAGACCAACGAGAGTTGCCAGAACAGGATTAACGTCTGCAGTTTGTGCCCATTGTGCCAGCTTGCCAAAATCCCAGGTTCCAGCGAGCGGATAAATGGCTAAGACACCCATGAGCAAAAATAGGTCGCCGACCCGTTTTGTGAGGAACGCATCTCTTGCACCTGTAACCACAAGAGACTGATTAAACCAGATGCCAATAAGCAGATAGGTTCCCAGGGTCAAAATTTCGAGAATAATATAGCTGAAGAAGAGAGAGTCGCAAAGAACAAGCGCACACATTCCAGCCTCGAAAAGAGCCAGCATGGAATAGAATCTTGCCCAGCCCCAATCCATCTCTAGGTAACCTACACCATAGATTTGAGCCAATAGGTTTAGTCCCGTGACGAGGGCACAAGCTCCGATCGTTAGGGCAGAAATTTCAACGGGAATTGTTAAATCCAGCCCTGCTACCTGAACCCAAGGAAAGGCAATATGGAGCGGGGGTTGCTGCAACAGCGTCGGCAATGCCAGAACGCTATGAAGCAAAGCAAAAGTTGTGGCAACGGCGTTAACGTAGCCTGCCGGTCGTGGACCTGTGCGTCGAGTAATTGACGGAAACCAAACAATCGACAGAAGCATTCCCACTAGCGGATAGCAGGGAATGAACCACGCGGTTTCAACAAGAAACTGGGTCATCAGTACTGTCCTTCGGCACTTAAGGTTAACTCATCCAACAACCAGAACTGAATCTGGGCTATAGATTTGGTTCTATAGTATTTATAGCAGCTATCGCAAAAAATCTATACTTAATAGTAGCTTAAGGTTCTCAATAGGAAAACCCATTAGTTCATTACAGAATTTGAGCGAATTGATAAGAAAAGCCGAATCTTGCTTGTACTCCTGCTGAATCCCCCAGATTACTCCTTAACTTTTGAGGGACAGGCAATATAACTTTAATCAGGGTGCTTGAGACAGACGCAGTAAATAAACCAGGTTTTGGTGGCTACCTTTGGAATAACTTAGGTTTAGATTATCTTAAGCTTTCATATTCCTTAGAAGTTTCTTAACAATAAAAAACTCCCATGGATAACCATAGAGAGTTTGCAAGTAAGCGTTTCAAAGCTTGAGACGTTATTTCGATGAGTGGCTGATGGTTAACCCCCAGATTTCAGGTTCTCCAGCCCGGCTGTTACTTTTGCAGAAGTGATTCGATCGCCTTGCTGAATCTGATCAACCGTCTCCATCCCGCTTGTTACATTGCCGAACACGGCATAGCTGCCATCCAGAAAATCAAGATCATCAAGGGCAATATAGAACTGAGACGAAGCAGAATCAGGCATCGCTGAACGAGCCATCGCGACGGCTCCACGGCTGTGACGCAGCAATGGCTTTGTAGTCACTCCTGCTGTTTCAAAGGTTTTGCTGTAGAGAGGTTGAGCGGCTCCCTCCGGCTTAATCTCTAAGGGTACATAGCGAGGTTGATTGGTTGTGGGGTCAGT contains:
- a CDS encoding DUF2605 domain-containing protein, with translation MFSPDSNSSDPEFLKTLLHPLLEDFQYWFARSQTLLENEAIDFLGDDLQADLLARIQQAQQEVSTAQMLLKLTDGQVGLETSILMPWHQLVTECWQVGMRHRMQRSTPDSSQNLRD
- a CDS encoding NAD(P)H-quinone oxidoreductase subunit F translates to MTQFLVETAWFIPCYPLVGMLLSIVWFPSITRRTGPRPAGYVNAVATTFALLHSVLALPTLLQQPPLHIAFPWVQVAGLDLTIPVEISALTIGACALVTGLNLLAQIYGVGYLEMDWGWARFYSMLALFEAGMCALVLCDSLFFSYIILEILTLGTYLLIGIWFNQSLVVTGARDAFLTKRVGDLFLLMGVLAIYPLAGTWDFGKLAQWAQTADVNPVLATLVGLALLAGPMGKCAQFPLHLWLDEAMEGPFPSTILRNSVVVATGAWVLVKLEPVLALSPLVMNATIAIGAVSAIGGTLISMAQIDIKRSFSYLVTAYMGVVFIAVGAGQIEAALLIVLTHALGMAAIVASCGSIVLNNITQDLTQLGGLWKKRPITGLSFIAGVSGLIALPPAGGFWAMLKLANGLWETRPWLVGLLLVINGLAAFSLTRTFGLIFAGKEQPMTVRSPENLWAITLPMTIFGGFAIHVPMILQALHLLPVWAELNKDVALLLTWSSIFGFSLGAVIYISNYVKKPIRLPSKVLQDLFSYDFYTPTLYRSSVVGSVDILSRVTDWFDRYLVDGLVNLVGLSSIFGGETLKYGNSGQTQFYVLTIAAGLVLIALLASWSFLSHITIGIG
- a CDS encoding CO2 hydration protein, which encodes MTATILPPITTTAPKLPPSTHEFAEVIHRLEAGGAMLPDTPENLMQIIGLYKAYAVPMDFYWRDLLYIAEQVFLEPLPFFKYFISQEYLDRQNHYAGDDADLRIWRGIGSAHPELLDFMQKGELKSKLPRIFHHLYHDRINMEFAEECMRSMLWHGRDMGMGQFDAYLDSDEYKQNADRAIKAFFKGNPAMLSLYKLFPDMFLEQCRQMSYYSNLGLFWEIMAPVFFEMSDLYDEGKIASVPDAMNFLVNGIFAIAGRPIYHHVYINGECYEIIPKSKGFMWLYEAALPYVEAVFYRTSPFRGTKSYNAQAKQVPDQQKDFHYGVLYADKFPVGTAGIPPTLLAQDMLHFLPQYLVDYYQQHCRGEDDMLIQLAVSFQRSMYCVTSAVIQALREALLYPLDDPNPKHLMANRKFFEAQLDRFKRPEARLRDIQTPNYR
- a CDS encoding D-alanine--D-alanine ligase family protein, with protein sequence MARLQIGLLFGGCSGEHEVSISSARAIARALTAAPNNEKYHLLPFYIQKDGRWQAGDAAQQVLESGVAMQIGDPAATSRSHLWQFPTAAATVDVWFPILHGPNGEDGTVQGLLQLTQTPFIGSGVLASAWGMDKIAMKSAFAQAGLPQVKYLAVTRSEVWSNPCVFPKLGDRIEEALGYPCFVKPANLGSSVGIAKVRTRSQLEAALDSAASYDRRLIVEAGVTAREVECAVLGNDQPQASVVGEITFTSDFYDYETKYTEGKAGLHIPANLPANITAQIQDMAVRAFQAIDGAGIARVDFFYIEQTGEVLINEINTLPGFTATSMYPQLWAASGVSFTELVDRLIQFALERTPS
- a CDS encoding NADH-quinone oxidoreductase subunit M, which translates into the protein MLSVLIWLPIIGALVISLLPKQISQRQVRSSAVAVALISLVWTFWILTQFDISRSGLQFQEFLPWIDTLGLNYELGVDGLSIALLALNSVLILIAIFTSDEETERPRLFYSLILLISGGVAGAFLAQNLLLFFLFYELELIPFYLLISIWGGEKRGYAAVKFLIFTAVSGALILAGFLGTVWLSSASDFAYQSVLGQSLPIASQVILLSLLVVGFGIKIPLVPFHTWLPDTYVEASSPIAILLGGILAKLGTYGIIRFGMQLFPEAWAQLSPILATWAAISILYGAMAAIAQKDIKRMVAYSSIGHMGYVLLGAAALTPLALVGAVSQMVAHGLILAMLFNLVGVIEAKVGSRELDVLNGLLNPIRGLPSVSSLLILGAMASAGIPGLAGFIAEFLVFQGSYAIFPIQTLVAVVGTGLTAVYFVILLNRTCFGKLDCATAYYPKVSASEKLPSLILATLILFLGLQPVWLVRWTESTSTALVATIPTNVQQVAIGELLSSEPLSDVNR
- a CDS encoding DUF2973 domain-containing protein — encoded protein: MFHLIYVFAFTVLAFLAVANLIRSMMMLGIESQRPPGTARPSRRYITPHPELLDEFGNMVNEPYLVMRSLSVDDARERLDAIFNASPGVSNDETSEGAQG